A stretch of the Synechocystis sp. PCC 7338 genome encodes the following:
- a CDS encoding DUF445 domain-containing protein: MALPLMMINYSLLLTLALPPIAGGIIGYFTNDLAIKMLFRPYKPFFLGPYRLPFTPGLIPRNQERLAKRVSDTIMGSLLTPEELQRLARKLLQRERVEGALGWLLQLALKQIREDKQQKTAQILANILQDLFSESLPRLLKALARQDNFLSDQINRIFDQILLEFRLSELQSRQFADWLLGTVLPPDTIRLALVDFLSDRNIQVIDEGFREKTSGTYWVVANLFGVRNSLTRLRAFCLEEKETANLRLKELLLSLEIRNRLKDWLQQLSLENLPVSTVRQLRRTTGEVVRTYIRERGEPFLKDFGKSVDWDNVAVLIVNRLQSSTAVTGSLGLVSEELASILERYLEDDLEKIVKQIIPILAIDQVIINRINETPAAELETAVQAIVRSELQAIVNLGGVLGLIIGALQSGFFFVSRGF; the protein is encoded by the coding sequence ATTGCTTTGCCATTGATGATGATTAATTACTCCCTACTCCTCACCCTAGCGTTACCTCCCATTGCGGGGGGAATTATTGGCTATTTCACCAACGATTTAGCCATCAAAATGCTATTTCGTCCCTACAAACCCTTTTTTCTCGGGCCCTATCGACTGCCTTTCACCCCTGGATTAATTCCCCGCAACCAGGAACGACTGGCCAAGAGGGTTTCCGACACCATTATGGGTTCTTTGCTGACCCCGGAGGAATTACAACGGCTGGCCCGAAAACTGCTGCAACGGGAACGGGTAGAGGGGGCATTGGGATGGCTGTTGCAATTGGCCCTGAAACAAATTCGGGAAGATAAGCAACAAAAAACCGCCCAAATTCTCGCCAATATTTTGCAGGATTTATTTAGTGAATCTTTGCCCCGCTTATTGAAGGCCTTGGCTCGGCAGGATAATTTTCTATCGGATCAGATTAACCGTATTTTTGACCAAATTCTGCTGGAATTTCGACTCTCGGAATTGCAATCTCGTCAGTTCGCCGATTGGTTACTAGGCACAGTATTACCTCCGGATACGATTCGTTTGGCGTTGGTGGATTTTTTGAGCGATCGCAATATCCAGGTAATTGATGAGGGTTTTCGCGAAAAAACCAGTGGCACCTATTGGGTTGTGGCTAATTTATTTGGGGTGCGTAATTCCCTCACCCGTTTGCGGGCTTTTTGCCTGGAGGAAAAGGAAACGGCCAACTTGCGTCTGAAGGAGTTATTGCTCTCCCTAGAAATTCGGAATCGCCTCAAGGACTGGCTCCAGCAATTATCCTTGGAAAATTTACCCGTTTCGACGGTGCGACAATTGCGGCGAACCACAGGGGAAGTGGTGCGGACCTATATTCGGGAGCGGGGGGAACCTTTTCTGAAGGATTTTGGTAAATCGGTGGATTGGGATAATGTGGCGGTGCTTATTGTCAATCGGCTCCAATCTTCCACGGCGGTGACGGGCTCCCTGGGCTTGGTAAGTGAGGAGTTGGCGTCAATTTTGGAACGGTATTTGGAAGATGATTTAGAAAAAATTGTGAAGCAAATTATCCCCATCTTGGCCATTGACCAGGTGATTATCAATCGTATTAATGAAACCCCCGCCGCCGAGTTGGAAACCGCTGTCCAGGCCATTGTCCGTAGTGAGCTTCAGGCCATTGTTAATCTGGGGGGAGTACTGGGGTTAATCATTGGTGCTTTGCAGAGTGGCTTTTTCTTCGTCAGCCGTGGTTTTTGA
- a CDS encoding DUF3038 domain-containing protein: MAFGLLCSFAQLSLLTLPMSDAAVVVEEQAAVLKTLPDFPLSNQRCASQLQQRLDLLLLAIEALDVGSASKMLASAEDLGLQSIVPHALALWRLRCTNPWRRSYNRTLLTLDQAKALTAIAHYQAKPLNVTMRQLLIAERQMRAKQLPVGTNFLLSDYLDQFRSHFSSRMNPRRAKVSVLLASESAMDDFALGLLNQLLFCTGTIGMERLWISLFDGEVA; encoded by the coding sequence GTGGCCTTTGGGCTGCTCTGTTCCTTTGCCCAACTCAGCCTGTTAACTTTGCCCATGTCTGATGCCGCCGTTGTTGTTGAAGAACAGGCCGCTGTGCTAAAAACTTTGCCGGATTTTCCCCTGTCTAATCAGCGGTGTGCCAGTCAGTTGCAGCAACGCCTTGATTTGCTATTACTGGCGATCGAAGCTTTGGATGTTGGCTCAGCGTCGAAAATGCTGGCCAGTGCAGAAGATTTGGGGCTACAGTCCATTGTGCCCCATGCCCTGGCGTTGTGGCGGTTACGTTGTACTAATCCCTGGCGACGTTCCTACAACCGCACTCTGCTCACCCTAGACCAAGCTAAAGCCCTGACGGCGATCGCCCATTACCAGGCCAAGCCGTTGAATGTGACTATGCGGCAATTGCTCATTGCGGAACGACAAATGCGGGCTAAACAGTTGCCGGTGGGTACTAATTTTTTACTGTCGGATTACCTAGACCAATTCCGTTCCCATTTCAGTAGCCGGATGAATCCGCGTCGGGCTAAAGTATCGGTGTTGTTGGCTTCTGAATCCGCCATGGACGATTTTGCCCTGGGTTTGCTCAACCAATTGCTGTTTTGCACTGGTACCATCGGCATGGAACGTTTATGGATCAGCTTGTTTGACGGAGAAGTGGCTTGA
- a CDS encoding DUF4335 domain-containing protein produces MNIQRPYRLPNCTLTLEGMASGTDPSSSNEDLQIILNARCQFLGTNQSLEGGRAFLEALAKAVNSYAQGCLSGIPHPTETKGENGEWAELTPLPDQALHRLLWHPPADESSEAIAVDLSTVELFDLVEAVDQFIGDRHTLPDFSLTLEPLSRRHRQPDEPFVQRAIPASLGALGLAVFALVIYWLPIPEIREPEVNPDNTPDLTQPDNGNPTDGPTP; encoded by the coding sequence TTGAATATTCAACGACCCTATCGCCTACCCAACTGCACCCTCACCCTGGAGGGCATGGCCAGCGGTACTGATCCCAGTTCTAGCAACGAAGATTTGCAGATTATTCTCAATGCCCGTTGTCAGTTCCTCGGCACCAACCAAAGTTTGGAAGGGGGCCGGGCTTTTCTCGAGGCCTTGGCCAAAGCGGTCAACAGTTACGCCCAGGGTTGTCTGAGTGGTATTCCCCATCCCACAGAAACCAAGGGGGAAAATGGTGAATGGGCTGAGTTAACTCCCCTGCCAGATCAGGCCCTGCACCGTTTGTTGTGGCATCCTCCGGCTGATGAATCCTCTGAGGCGATCGCCGTTGACTTAAGCACAGTGGAACTCTTTGATCTGGTGGAAGCGGTGGATCAATTTATTGGCGATCGGCACACTTTACCAGACTTTTCCCTGACCTTAGAACCCCTGTCTCGTCGCCACCGCCAACCGGACGAACCCTTTGTGCAACGGGCTATTCCGGCTAGTTTGGGGGCCTTGGGCTTAGCAGTTTTTGCCCTGGTGATCTACTGGCTACCCATCCCTGAAATTAGGGAACCGGAAGTCAACCCCGACAATACTCCCGATTTGACTCAGCCCGACAATGGCAATCCCACCGATGGCCCCACTCCCTAG
- a CDS encoding bifunctional serine/threonine-protein kinase/formylglycine-generating enzyme family protein, whose translation MPIEFSPCFSPKYTIDGEEFMVNTNPLIFRMMAGQRIGQYHLEKLLGAGGFGAVFLASEVVMERALRQVAIKIIPNADEAKLEELIAAANLSHGNLIKTYAAGEGELNGTKIFYLAMELAAESLEHHLQQRQLSPTEIRNLFTAIARGLAYLHGKNQVHRDLKPANILRVGEQWKLSDFGLIKHLDEHSYAQTINPLGTIPYMPPEAFDGIVSPAWDVWSLGIMVVQITAQRLPYQFDNQTQLLKRVMEGDIDLPPLPPPWGELALACLAKDRRQRWAIADVLQFLTQPTPRFPEEVTEGGAIGEDSKYPNRRKVLILCGLMAVGASGGTIFFSRSQTKTLAEYQETLPNNAALTMVTLAGGEFLMGSTTSDKDAQEWETPQHLVQIAPFAMGKYPITRQQWQAIMQVGANSKYFQDFPHHPMEWVSWYQAEEFCQRLSQISGKIYKLPSEAQWEYACRAGSKTRFYFGDNAKELNKYGWYKGNSNGWGQMVGRKQPNGWGLYDISGNVWEWCEDTWHENYQGFPGNSGAWVTEPDGSPRVLRGGSWKVAAPLCRSASRIRLYPDKNENDCGLRVVCLSV comes from the coding sequence TTGCCTATTGAATTTTCCCCTTGCTTTTCCCCCAAGTACACCATTGACGGCGAGGAATTCATGGTCAATACCAATCCCCTAATTTTCAGAATGATGGCAGGCCAACGCATTGGGCAGTACCATCTAGAAAAACTTTTGGGAGCTGGGGGCTTTGGGGCCGTTTTCCTCGCTAGCGAGGTGGTAATGGAACGGGCTTTAAGACAGGTCGCCATCAAAATCATTCCCAACGCTGACGAAGCCAAATTGGAGGAATTGATCGCCGCCGCTAATTTAAGCCACGGCAATCTGATCAAAACCTATGCCGCCGGGGAGGGGGAACTCAATGGGACAAAAATTTTCTACCTAGCCATGGAATTGGCCGCAGAAAGCCTAGAACATCACCTACAGCAGCGCCAACTTAGTCCGACTGAGATTAGGAATTTATTTACGGCGATCGCCAGGGGATTGGCTTACCTCCACGGTAAAAACCAAGTACACCGGGATCTCAAGCCCGCCAACATTCTCCGAGTGGGAGAGCAGTGGAAACTGTCGGATTTTGGTTTGATTAAACATCTAGACGAGCATAGTTATGCTCAAACAATTAATCCCCTGGGCACCATCCCCTATATGCCGCCAGAGGCTTTTGATGGCATTGTTTCCCCCGCTTGGGATGTGTGGTCCTTGGGGATCATGGTGGTGCAAATTACCGCCCAAAGGTTACCCTACCAGTTCGACAACCAAACCCAACTACTCAAACGGGTGATGGAGGGAGATATTGACCTGCCTCCTTTGCCCCCGCCCTGGGGGGAATTAGCCCTTGCTTGTTTGGCCAAAGACCGCAGGCAACGTTGGGCGATCGCCGATGTACTGCAATTTCTTACCCAGCCAACGCCCCGGTTTCCCGAAGAAGTTACAGAAGGTGGGGCTATAGGGGAAGACTCTAAGTATCCTAACCGCCGTAAAGTTCTAATTTTGTGCGGATTAATGGCCGTGGGTGCCAGCGGGGGCACCATCTTTTTTAGCCGTAGCCAAACCAAAACCCTGGCGGAATATCAGGAAACTTTACCAAACAATGCTGCACTGACCATGGTTACCCTGGCGGGGGGGGAATTTCTGATGGGGTCAACGACCAGTGATAAAGATGCCCAAGAGTGGGAAACCCCCCAGCATTTGGTACAAATTGCCCCCTTTGCCATGGGCAAATACCCCATTACCAGACAACAGTGGCAAGCCATTATGCAGGTGGGGGCCAATTCTAAATACTTTCAAGATTTTCCCCATCACCCCATGGAATGGGTCAGTTGGTACCAAGCCGAAGAATTTTGCCAAAGGTTAAGCCAAATCAGCGGCAAAATTTATAAATTACCCAGCGAGGCCCAATGGGAATATGCTTGCCGAGCGGGAAGTAAAACCCGGTTTTATTTTGGCGATAATGCCAAAGAGTTAAATAAATACGGTTGGTATAAGGGCAATTCCAACGGTTGGGGCCAAATGGTGGGGCGCAAACAACCCAATGGCTGGGGACTCTATGACATAAGCGGCAATGTGTGGGAATGGTGCGAGGACACCTGGCACGAAAATTATCAGGGGTTTCCAGGGAACAGTGGTGCTTGGGTAACAGAGCCCGATGGATCTCCAAGGGTATTGCGGGGGGGCTCATGGAAAGTGGCCGCGCCCCTCTGTCGTTCCGCCAGCCGTATCCGTCTTTACCCGGATAAAAACGAGAATGATTGCGGTTTGCGAGTGGTTTGTTTAAGTGTTTGA
- a CDS encoding SIMPL domain-containing protein, whose translation MGIFRFSRFSASVLLLSGTLLTALPPSPLWANEMQQLLTVTGQASESVPTTLTEAQLTVEVQADTANQVQTAIAERSNRLVTYLRSQRVDKLQTQGLQLQPNYVYRNNERSLEGYIGSNTVSFQYPSDQVGKILDEAVQAGASRIDGIRFIATPETLKVAEQKALVAATADAQAQARVVLSSLNLTPQNIVRIVINPSPGQPTPIFRGALAASPVAESAPTPIISGDQTVQATVTLEIAY comes from the coding sequence ATGGGCATATTTAGATTTTCTCGATTTTCCGCATCGGTGCTGTTATTATCCGGTACGCTTCTCACTGCCTTGCCCCCTTCTCCCCTGTGGGCCAACGAAATGCAACAACTACTCACTGTCACTGGCCAAGCTTCGGAGTCTGTTCCCACCACCCTAACTGAAGCCCAGCTAACGGTGGAAGTCCAAGCCGATACTGCTAACCAAGTCCAAACGGCGATCGCCGAACGGAGTAACCGTCTGGTGACATATCTACGTAGTCAACGGGTGGACAAATTACAAACCCAGGGGCTCCAACTCCAACCCAACTATGTTTATCGCAACAATGAAAGAAGTTTGGAAGGCTACATTGGCAGCAATACCGTCAGTTTTCAGTACCCAAGCGACCAAGTGGGAAAAATCCTTGATGAAGCTGTGCAAGCCGGGGCCAGTCGCATCGATGGCATTCGCTTTATCGCTACCCCTGAAACCCTCAAAGTAGCAGAACAAAAGGCCCTAGTTGCCGCCACCGCCGATGCCCAGGCCCAAGCTCGGGTGGTGCTGTCCAGTTTAAATTTAACTCCCCAAAACATCGTCCGCATTGTTATTAATCCCAGCCCCGGCCAACCCACGCCTATTTTTCGGGGGGCCCTGGCCGCTTCTCCGGTAGCGGAATCTGCGCCCACCCCCATTATTAGCGGTGACCAAACAGTACAGGCCACAGTGACCCTGGAAATTGCCTATTGA
- a CDS encoding pentapeptide repeat-containing protein yields the protein MVDSNQAQAILSQYQAGERYFPNLALRHIDLHGFTLAGADFSGSDFSEANLRGADLQGCKLQGCYFNNADLSGANLSRADLGQASLLKTFLLKVNLQEAHLENALCAGALLTRANLAEARLHGALLTGADLTGAKLANAKYNQQTQFDAGFKPENFGLIKVMGDSTPSPQTKTQTPVKEKQSSQASLPTGLTVEDLLLTFEYLGSLGNHYLGNTMASRYLQSAQPKEEWFAQFEVDKKAVKLNYQGPKQEQLTPAQIELAQQWAQQYVKSCAVIFKTFSTMIETDRCVFSISG from the coding sequence ATGGTAGACAGTAATCAAGCCCAGGCGATTCTTAGTCAATACCAGGCAGGGGAGCGCTATTTTCCCAACTTAGCCCTGCGGCACATTGACCTCCACGGCTTCACCCTAGCTGGAGCAGATTTTAGTGGCTCAGACTTCAGCGAGGCCAACCTGCGGGGAGCAGATTTGCAGGGCTGTAAATTGCAGGGTTGCTATTTTAACAACGCAGATCTGTCGGGCGCTAATTTGTCTAGGGCGGATCTAGGGCAAGCATCCCTACTAAAAACTTTTTTGCTCAAAGTTAACCTCCAGGAAGCCCACTTGGAAAATGCCCTTTGTGCCGGAGCGTTGTTGACCAGGGCTAATCTTGCAGAAGCCCGTTTGCATGGGGCCCTGCTGACAGGGGCGGACTTAACTGGGGCAAAGTTAGCCAATGCTAAATATAATCAACAAACCCAATTCGATGCCGGTTTTAAGCCAGAAAATTTCGGTCTGATCAAGGTGATGGGGGATAGTACTCCTAGCCCTCAAACTAAGACTCAAACCCCAGTCAAAGAGAAACAGTCTAGCCAAGCTTCCCTCCCCACTGGCTTAACGGTGGAAGATTTGTTACTAACTTTTGAATATTTGGGTAGTTTAGGTAATCATTACTTAGGCAATACCATGGCTAGTCGTTATCTACAATCGGCCCAGCCCAAGGAAGAATGGTTTGCCCAGTTTGAGGTGGATAAAAAGGCCGTTAAACTTAACTATCAAGGGCCAAAGCAGGAGCAGTTGACCCCAGCTCAAATTGAGTTGGCCCAACAATGGGCTCAGCAGTATGTCAAATCCTGCGCGGTCATTTTTAAGACCTTTTCCACCATGATCGAAACTGATCGATGTGTTTTTAGTATTAGTGGTTAG
- a CDS encoding ABC transporter ATP-binding protein, translating into MVASTLIAEAKEPIQGHVVETWEISKTYRTGFWMNQKVESLKPLSIAVQPGETFGLLGPNGAGKTTLLKILLGVIRASGGRGTLLGKPIGDRQTKQRVGYLPENAYFYDFLTAWEFLDYIGSLFQIGKRERQRRIMAMCDLVGLAQKTAKKKQLRQYSKGMLQRVGMAQALINDPEVVFLDEPMSGLDPLGRYQVREIILSLKEQGKTIFFNSHILADVEQICDRIAILARGELLCSGSLAEVLGTDEGYQVVLRGGQAEELSKYLGNLSQEQDVWHGDYQGDPQTLVDALPSLGASLISLNLARPSLEDYFIRQLRERGITTSQ; encoded by the coding sequence ATGGTCGCGTCAACTCTGATCGCCGAGGCAAAGGAACCAATCCAGGGCCATGTGGTGGAAACTTGGGAGATTAGCAAGACCTACCGTACCGGCTTTTGGATGAATCAGAAGGTGGAGTCCCTTAAACCTTTGTCCATTGCGGTGCAACCGGGGGAAACCTTTGGCCTACTGGGCCCCAACGGAGCAGGTAAAACTACCCTGTTAAAAATTCTTTTGGGGGTAATTCGCGCCAGCGGCGGCCGGGGTACCCTCCTGGGTAAACCCATCGGTGATCGCCAGACCAAACAACGGGTGGGCTACCTACCGGAAAATGCCTATTTTTATGATTTTTTAACCGCCTGGGAATTTTTAGATTACATCGGCAGTCTGTTTCAGATTGGCAAACGGGAACGGCAACGACGCATTATGGCCATGTGCGACCTGGTGGGGCTGGCCCAAAAAACCGCCAAAAAGAAGCAATTGCGGCAATATTCCAAAGGCATGTTGCAACGGGTGGGCATGGCCCAGGCCCTGATTAATGATCCAGAGGTGGTATTCCTGGATGAACCTATGTCTGGTTTAGACCCCCTGGGACGTTACCAAGTGCGGGAGATTATTCTCTCTCTGAAAGAACAGGGCAAAACCATCTTTTTCAACTCCCACATTTTGGCGGATGTGGAGCAAATTTGTGACCGCATTGCCATTTTGGCCCGGGGGGAATTGCTCTGTAGCGGTTCTTTAGCGGAAGTGTTGGGCACCGACGAAGGCTACCAAGTGGTCTTACGAGGGGGACAAGCAGAGGAATTAAGCAAATATTTAGGTAACCTCAGTCAGGAACAGGATGTCTGGCATGGTGATTACCAGGGAGATCCCCAAACGCTAGTGGATGCTCTACCTAGTCTTGGGGCCAGTTTAATCAGCCTCAATTTGGCCAGGCCTTCCCTGGAAGATTATTTCATCCGGCAACTGCGGGAACGGGGCATCACCACCAGTCAGTAA
- the groL gene encoding chaperonin GroEL (60 kDa chaperone family; promotes refolding of misfolded polypeptides especially under stressful conditions; forms two stacked rings of heptamers to form a barrel-shaped 14mer; ends can be capped by GroES; misfolded proteins enter the barrel where they are refolded when GroES binds) gives MSKLISFKDESRRSLEAGINALADAVRITLGPKGRNVLLEKQYGAPQIVNDGITVAKEIELSNPEENAGAKLIQEVASKTKEIAGDGTTTATIIAQALVREGLRNVAAGANPVALRRGIEKVTTFLVQEIQALAKPVEGSAIAQVATVSSGNDSEVGAMIADAMDKVTKDGVITVEESKSLNTELEVVEGMQIDRGYISPYFITDSDRQLVEFDNPLILITDKKISAIADLVPVLESVARAGRPLLIIAEDIEGEALATLVVNKARGVLNVAAIKAPAFGDRRKAVLQDIAILTGGSVISEDIGLSLDSVSLDQLGQAVKATLEKDNTILVAGADKRASAGVKERIEQLRKEYAASDSDYDKEKIQERIAKLAGGVAVIKVGAATETELKDRKLRIEDALNATKAAVEEGIVPGGGTTLIRLAGKIEAFKAQLSNDEERVAADIIAKALEAPLHQLGRNAGVEGSVIVEKVKEATGNQGYNVITGKIEDLIAAGIIDPAKVVRSALQNAASIAGMVLTTEALVVEKPEPAAPAMPDMGGMGGMGGMGGMGGMGMM, from the coding sequence ATGTCTAAGCTTATTTCCTTTAAGGATGAATCCAGACGCTCCCTGGAAGCAGGGATTAATGCCCTGGCCGATGCAGTGCGGATTACCCTCGGCCCCAAAGGTCGTAACGTTTTATTAGAAAAGCAGTACGGTGCTCCCCAGATTGTCAACGATGGCATCACCGTCGCCAAAGAAATTGAACTGTCTAACCCGGAAGAAAATGCTGGAGCTAAGCTAATCCAGGAAGTTGCTTCCAAAACCAAGGAAATTGCTGGGGATGGCACCACCACCGCCACTATTATTGCTCAAGCTTTAGTGCGGGAAGGTCTGCGCAATGTGGCCGCTGGCGCTAACCCTGTAGCTCTGCGTCGGGGCATCGAAAAAGTTACCACTTTCCTCGTCCAAGAAATTCAGGCTTTGGCTAAACCAGTGGAAGGTTCGGCGATCGCCCAGGTGGCCACCGTATCCTCCGGTAACGATTCCGAAGTCGGGGCCATGATTGCCGATGCCATGGACAAAGTCACCAAAGACGGCGTCATCACCGTGGAAGAGTCCAAATCCCTCAATACCGAATTGGAAGTGGTGGAAGGGATGCAGATCGACCGGGGTTACATTTCCCCCTACTTCATCACCGATAGCGATCGCCAATTGGTGGAGTTTGATAATCCTCTGATTTTAATCACTGACAAAAAAATCAGCGCCATTGCCGACTTGGTGCCCGTGCTGGAAAGCGTTGCCCGGGCCGGTCGTCCTCTGCTGATTATTGCTGAAGATATCGAAGGGGAAGCCCTCGCCACCCTAGTGGTCAACAAAGCCCGGGGGGTGCTCAATGTTGCTGCCATTAAAGCGCCCGCCTTTGGCGATCGGCGTAAAGCCGTGTTGCAGGACATCGCCATCCTCACCGGTGGTAGTGTAATTTCTGAAGATATTGGTTTGAGTCTTGACAGCGTCAGCTTGGATCAATTGGGTCAAGCGGTTAAAGCCACTTTGGAAAAAGACAACACCATCCTCGTTGCCGGGGCAGACAAACGGGCCTCTGCCGGAGTTAAAGAACGGATCGAGCAACTCCGCAAAGAATATGCCGCTTCCGATTCCGACTACGACAAAGAAAAAATCCAAGAGCGCATCGCCAAACTAGCCGGTGGTGTGGCCGTGATCAAAGTCGGCGCCGCCACAGAAACGGAACTCAAAGACCGCAAACTCCGCATTGAAGATGCCCTTAACGCCACCAAAGCTGCGGTGGAAGAAGGTATTGTTCCTGGTGGTGGCACCACCCTAATCCGTTTAGCCGGCAAAATTGAAGCATTTAAAGCCCAACTTAGCAACGATGAAGAACGGGTGGCGGCCGACATCATTGCCAAAGCCCTGGAAGCCCCCCTACACCAGTTGGGCAGGAATGCCGGGGTAGAAGGTTCCGTCATTGTCGAAAAAGTCAAGGAAGCCACTGGCAACCAAGGTTATAACGTCATCACTGGCAAAATTGAAGACCTAATTGCTGCTGGTATCATCGACCCCGCCAAAGTGGTGCGTTCTGCCCTGCAAAATGCCGCTTCTATCGCTGGTATGGTGCTAACCACCGAAGCTCTGGTAGTGGAAAAACCTGAACCGGCGGCCCCTGCTATGCCCGACATGGGTGGCATGGGCGGTATGGGAGGTATGGGCGGCATGGGTGGTATGGGTATGATGTAA
- a CDS encoding 2OG-Fe(II) oxygenase: MDREEKIRVSEDKFALSARVKKLLTQSLDTLEAILDDDQLPPQERATVALKILEIAEVFTEFNGHSADKLIVSAQREIKQLQPEYSQINPNLPEPTATQQTESIFLPANYVEVKGFLCPEENEKFITEAINRRRQYMESNTTTKANQYRQSYVLFSKKIPALSALIRERIKQRLPGLLGQLNFSPFEIAEIEVQLTAHNDGCYYRIHNDAGSEKTATRQITYVYYFYQEPKAFSGGELKLYDTEFKSNTIITHPNFQTITPTNNSIIFFNSRCRHEVMPVICPSREFAHSRFTVNGWIRRTAE; this comes from the coding sequence ATGGACAGAGAAGAAAAAATAAGAGTAAGTGAAGATAAATTTGCCCTATCAGCTAGGGTGAAAAAGCTGTTAACTCAATCTCTTGACACTTTAGAAGCAATTCTTGATGATGACCAACTGCCGCCTCAAGAAAGGGCAACGGTGGCCTTAAAAATTCTTGAAATAGCAGAGGTTTTTACCGAGTTTAATGGTCATTCAGCGGATAAATTAATAGTCAGTGCTCAGCGGGAAATTAAGCAATTACAGCCAGAATATTCTCAAATCAACCCCAATTTACCGGAACCAACGGCAACCCAACAGACAGAATCGATATTTTTGCCTGCTAACTATGTAGAAGTTAAAGGCTTTTTATGCCCAGAAGAAAATGAAAAGTTTATCACAGAAGCAATCAATAGACGACGGCAATATATGGAGTCAAACACTACAACTAAGGCAAATCAATATCGCCAATCCTATGTGCTTTTTTCTAAAAAAATCCCTGCATTGTCAGCCCTGATACGAGAACGGATCAAGCAAAGGTTACCGGGATTACTGGGTCAATTAAATTTTTCTCCCTTCGAAATTGCAGAAATTGAAGTGCAACTGACAGCCCATAATGATGGTTGCTATTACAGAATTCATAACGATGCCGGTAGTGAAAAAACAGCCACTCGACAAATCACCTATGTCTATTATTTTTACCAAGAACCAAAGGCTTTTTCTGGAGGGGAGTTAAAACTTTACGATACGGAGTTTAAAAGTAACACCATTATCACCCATCCAAATTTTCAAACTATTACCCCCACCAATAATTCCATTATCTTTTTTAATAGCCGTTGTCGCCATGAAGTAATGCCTGTGATTTGTCCTTCCAGGGAATTTGCCCACAGTCGGTTTACGGTCAACGGTTGGATTCGCCGAACGGCTGAATGA
- the trxA gene encoding thioredoxin: MAVKKQFANFADMLAGSPKPVLVDFYATWCGPCQMMAPILEQVGSHLRQQLQVVKIDTDRYPAIATQYQIQSLPTLVLFKQGQPVHRIEGVQQAAQLIQQLQVFV, from the coding sequence ATGGCTGTCAAAAAACAGTTTGCCAATTTTGCCGACATGCTGGCCGGTTCCCCCAAGCCGGTGTTGGTGGACTTTTATGCTACCTGGTGCGGCCCCTGTCAAATGATGGCCCCCATTCTCGAGCAAGTGGGCAGTCATCTCCGCCAGCAACTCCAAGTGGTGAAAATTGACACCGACAGATATCCGGCGATCGCCACCCAGTACCAAATCCAGTCTTTACCAACCTTGGTGTTATTCAAACAGGGGCAACCGGTGCATCGCATTGAAGGCGTACAACAGGCCGCCCAGTTGATCCAACAGTTGCAGGTTTTTGTTTAA
- a CDS encoding DedA family protein has translation MGWEFFSLETLQELARQYGYGAVFFGIALENAGIPIPGETITLLGGFLAGSGDLSYGGVLIAAIAGAVLGDSCGYWVGRWGGWPLLTRAAKLFNIPQEKLDQARHKFSQNGAAAVFLGRFVTLLRIFAGPMAGIVRMPYGKFLLYNIGGASVWATITVSLAYFLGRVVTIEQIIAWTTQFSWFALAAVVGMVGLYFVFHFLQKRFDQTIESAIGDRPQ, from the coding sequence ATGGGTTGGGAATTTTTTTCGCTAGAGACATTGCAGGAATTGGCCCGTCAATATGGTTACGGAGCCGTATTCTTTGGCATTGCCTTGGAAAATGCGGGCATTCCCATCCCTGGAGAAACCATAACCCTGTTGGGGGGCTTTTTGGCCGGCAGCGGGGATTTAAGTTACGGCGGTGTTTTAATCGCTGCGATCGCCGGGGCTGTGTTGGGGGATAGTTGTGGTTACTGGGTGGGACGCTGGGGCGGTTGGCCCCTACTGACCAGGGCGGCCAAGCTGTTTAACATTCCCCAGGAAAAGCTTGATCAAGCCCGCCATAAATTTAGCCAAAATGGGGCGGCGGCGGTATTTTTGGGGCGTTTTGTCACCCTACTACGAATTTTTGCGGGGCCCATGGCCGGCATTGTCCGTATGCCCTACGGCAAATTTTTGCTCTATAACATCGGCGGTGCTTCCGTTTGGGCCACCATCACTGTCAGTTTGGCCTACTTTTTGGGAAGGGTGGTCACCATTGAGCAAATTATTGCCTGGACTACCCAATTTAGTTGGTTTGCCCTAGCTGCCGTGGTGGGAATGGTAGGCCTCTACTTTGTCTTTCACTTTCTGCAAAAGCGTTTTGATCAAACCATCGAGTCGGCCATAGGCGATCGCCCCCAATAA